The DNA window GGTCAGCCCTTTCCCGTCCCAAAATAAaaagctccccccaccccctccagcaCCACCACCCACCTGGATGAACGTAACGTTATTGGGGAACTCGGGCACACAGCGATCCACCGCCACAGGCGGTGCGGCGATCGGACCCTTAAACTTGGTCAGCGACAGAGGGAAATGCCTCTTCACCCGCCCATCGCCCTGCGATGGCAGCATGTCCTGCGACAAGAAGTGGCGGATGTTCTGCCGAGCGGAGTGGACGAGACTACCGTCAATATCAACGCCCACAATACGCGAGGGCTTCAAGTCTTTGGCAATGCTGAGGGTCAGATGGCCGGAGTTGCAGCCCAGGTCCAGGATGTCCTTGCCCCGGAACCAGTCGGACTTGAAGATACCAAGCCGGGGGTCCTCACAGCGGCCTGGGTTGCGGTAGCCGTAGTACTTGCTGTAGTTGCCATACTGAAACCGCTTGTGTTTGGTCTGGAAGATGGGTTGAGCCTTGCCTTCCCGGTTCAGGCTGGAGTGGCGATGGTAGCTGTGCTGCTGGTGCTGGTGGTGATGGGACGCCTTCCCCTTAGTCTTCTCTGGCGTTGGCTTCTTGGCAGCTGTGCCTGGCAGCCTTGGTTCCTCTTCTGCGTTTGCGAGAGCCTTGCCAGTCTCCGATTTGCTGAAGGTTCTGCGACGCTTGCGATGCCTGGTCCCAGCCGAACCGTGCTCAGAGCCGCGGAgaacaggggacacaatctcatccCTACAGTTGATGACGGTATTGAGCTCATAGGGTTGGGGTCCCTCGAGCTCCAGGGGCACCTGGGTGgcgcctgttcctgcttttgctgcCGTTGGGTTCTGGCTACCACTGAAATCTTGGGCGGTGGGGTCAAGCGTAGCCACTTGGTTCTTCTGTGCCAATTCAGCACTGGTAGACTGGGGCAGCTGGCTGGGCGGGTGGTGGTAATGCCGGTGGCGTCTCTTGCGGCCCAGCTTGAGGGGAGAGGGCAGGACCTCAGAGTCATTATTGAGGTTGAGCGGGTCAGTGATGTCCTTGGGGATGAGGATCTCCACCGGGTCACGGTTCCTGCAGGGCAAAGGCGAGGACTTGGGGGTCTCGGCGTTGAGAGCCTTGTTGACATCCTCGTCCAGCAGGCTGTTGAGGTTCAGGGGGTCAAAGATGTTTCCACCCAGGAGGAAATTACTGGGCAGCACCGGGTCGCAGTCAGATTTAGCCCTGCGGCGGCACTTGAAGCCAGGGTGCTTGAAACCCACGTTCAGGCTGTTCCTCCTCTTGAAGGCTCTCTGCTGCTGCAGAGGCTGCAGACCATTCTTCGGCCGACTCAACTCCGCCACACTCTCGTCCTCGCCCAGCTCATCTTTGGCCCCGGGGGACAAGGCAACCTCTTCGCTGACAGGCGTCAGCgccctgccctgatggtgcagcCCCTCCACCGTCGCCCCAACAGCCGACAGGTACTCGGGCTTCAGGAGGGTGACCTCCCTGATGGACTCTTCCTTGACCGATGTCGCCATCAGCTTCTTCATCAGATGACATGGGTCAGCTCTCCGCCAAGAAGATCGCAAGCAGCCCAGCCACTTGTGCACAGAGCTCCCCGGGTACAGCTGTCCAACCTGCACCAATACTCCTGCTGCTGCAGCCCCCCTCCAATGCAGCAGCCCATGCACCAGACTTTGCCCCTTCTAACTGCAGCTGCCAACTTGCAATCAGTTCACCACGACGTTGCCGTTACGTCCACTAACGGAATCCCACGTCGCCCGTGGCGTCACTCCGTCTCATCAGCATAAATGAATAATTCATATTCAGGGACCTAGCGAACAATCAATTCAccgccccccccttctcctcctcctcctccacgggTTTTGTTTATCGAGTCTTTTTTTTTCCCTCCACTTGACAGTTTCTCCAGCAACGAGAGGAAAAAAACAAAATCCCAAAATGGCAACTTTAAAGGTTCAATTGTCAAGTTTGTGGAACTTAAGCGGTGCAGAAATAAATCCTGCAGCGACAGTCTCTGCTTATTGATTCAGAAGAAGTAACACAGTTGCTTTTTCCCCCCCCTTTTAAAAAAATTACTTTGGAAGCCTTTTTTTCCCCCCTTCCTCTTCCCTCAACCCGACCCTTTCACTACTAACGCGCACTCACTCTGTCTCCTCAAAGTGCGCTTGCGTCTCTTTTTATACCCCGCCGGGACCTCGTCTTCTCTGATTGACGTCCACCTCCACCAATCAGCGGCCGGGCAGCTTAGGCGAGTGTTCCAGATGGCGCGTCGCCTCCCGCCTCCAGCCAATCATCGTCGAGGTGATGGGCGGGCTTCCTCCATCAAAGGAggggggggttgggggcggggagaaGATAGGCGTCTCGACAGAAAATATTTTTTTATTTACTTCTGCGGTTTTGTTTTTTAATTACAAATTCATCAGGAGAATTCTTTTTTCCTGGACGGGCGCAGGAAGGATCCAACGGTTAGCGGGCACCCATCCAAAAAAAAAATGTTGCGCCGTTTTCAATCTCCGCGTTTCAATCAGGCACCAGCCGCGGCCGCCTATCTCCTTCCACGCGACGAAAACAAACCGACTTAAACTCGGAACCCGGCGATAAAACTTGGCGTTTCCTTCACGGAATGAGCTTCCCGCGCCCGCTGGGTGCGACTGACATTTCGCAGgcgatttgaatttttaaaaaaaatcctgtcCCGTTGACTTTCATTTCTGTTGATTTGCGCCAATTGAACTTCCGGTGGGAGCCCACGTGAACGCCGTAGGCGGGCGCGGTGCCTGACGGGAGTTGTAgttctttcccaccctccccccttccagGAAGGAGCTGCTGTAACAGCACTTAAACTTTCACAATGACACCTGCAttgctctctcccctctcccctccaccagcTTCTACTCCAAAATCTGGGCATTCTCTTCCAATCCCTACCAGTTGCTGGAAAATCCAGCTATTCCTGGCAAGAGGGGGAGCAACTGCTTCCAAAAGGCAACTGGAACCCACAAGCTGGTTGCTAGTTTACTATGGGACTTAAATCTTCTGTTGACAACAAAAGACAGCCACCGACAGAGCTCTATTTCCCAACTCAATAATGGTCCGCAGTTGGCAAGTCGCAaaagtggaattcgctaccacagaaagcagttgaggtcaaaacactgtatgttttcaagaaggagttagatatagctcttggggagaaagggatcaaaggatatggggggaaagcgggaacaggttaccgagttggatgatcaaccgtgatcataatgaatggcggagtaggctcgaagggccgaatggcctactcctgctcctattttctatgtttctatggcagtatctgtggaaagagaagcagagtcaacgtttcgggttagGGACCCccgaagaagggtccctgacccgaaacgttggctctgcttctctttccacagatgctgctagacctgctgagtgattccagcatttcttgtttttatttcagatttccagcatctgcagtattttgtttttattctatgtttctatgttttattaTTGGTCAAGGACTCATCTGCCCTAATcatacctcttcaaaatattcagcTATTTCAAGGATTAATTCTTGGGGGGTATTAAATTTAAAGAAAGATTTTTCATTCATAGAGCACCCTCTTCTTATTCATTCACAGGTTgtcggcatcattggcaaggccagcatttattgtccatccctaaatccctcttgagatggtggtggtggtgagagctGCCTTTCTCAACCTCTGCAGTGATGGTACCCCTACCGTCACATTTTATTACAGCAGTTtggtacatacgaattaggagcaggagtaggtcacccgacccctcgagcctgttccgccattcaataagttcatggctgactcatggcacaactgaatggcttgctcagccatttcagaggacaatcaAGACAAGCTATGGGTCTGAAGTCACGTGCCAGCCAAACCAGACAAGCACTGCAAATTTCCCTCTCCAAAGGGTGTTAgtaaaccaggtgggtttttaatgacaatctgataGTTACATAGTcaccattcctgattttaatttcaGATTATATTTTAATTGACTAAATTTAAACTTCCCATGGTGGGGCTTGAACTCATGTTttatgggttattagtccagtgatataaTCACTATGCTACCAAACCTACTCACAACACCACCCATAATACAGATCTCACAACATAGTAGCCAGTCTTGAAGCCCAACCAGTTTGTGTCGGCATTTGTCTTTCACACAAGCAAATATCCCTAATCCTATTTACCCACCCTATTCCCAGATCTCTTCATCCCTCTGCCCTATATTACaatagtggctacatttcaaaagtacttcattggccgtaaagcgctttgggatgtcatgtgatcaggaaaggcactatataaatgcaattctttctttaggTACCTAGAAACTTAACAGGTGGAAGTAATTTCACCCATCATTGAAAAGAGCTGTCCAATGAAGTCACTCTTCCCCCGTGACCCtgaaaatttttccccttcaagtatttctccaattccccttttgaaagttactattgaatctccttccaccaccctttcaggcagcgcattccagatcacaacaacacgctgtgtaaaaaaaattctcatctcccccctCTGATTCTTTGGCCAATTATCTtagatctgtgtcctctagttaccaaccctcctgccactggaaacagtttctccttttttaaaaatgtattcattcatgggatgtgggcgtcgctgacgaggtcagcatttattgccccatccctaatcgtctttgagaaggtggtggtgagccgtcttcttgaactgctgcaggccctGTGCTGGAGGTACTCCAGTTTCAGATGCTCAATGTAATCTCGAATGTTGGTACAGATTCCGTCACAgccactaaccctggaagtgatTTCCCCAGCCTCACGACGCTctgcgtaaaaaaaaaagtttct is part of the Heterodontus francisci isolate sHetFra1 chromosome 48, sHetFra1.hap1, whole genome shotgun sequence genome and encodes:
- the LOC137357366 gene encoding 7SK snRNA methylphosphate capping enzyme-like isoform X1, coding for MKKLMATSVKEESIREVTLLKPEYLSAVGATVEGLHHQGRALTPVSEEVALSPGAKDELGEDESVAELSRPKNGLQPLQQQRAFKRRNSLNVGFKHPGFKCRRRAKSDCDPVLPSNFLLGGNIFDPLNLNSLLDEDVNKALNAETPKSSPLPCRNRDPVEILIPKDITDPLNLNNDSEVLPSPLKLGRKRRHRHYHHPPSQLPQSTSAELAQKNQVATLDPTAQDFSGSQNPTAAKAGTGATQVPLELEGPQPYELNTVINCRDEIVSPVLRGSEHGSAGTRHRKRRRTFSKSETGKALANAEEEPRLPGTAAKKPTPEKTKGKASHHHQHQQHSYHRHSSLNREGKAQPIFQTKHKRFQYGNYSKYYGYRNPGRCEDPRLGIFKSDWFRGKDILDLGCNSGHLTLSIAKDLKPSRIVGVDIDGSLVHSARQNIRHFLSQDMLPSQGDGRVKRHFPLSLTKFKGPIAAPPVAVDRCVPEFPNNVTFIQGNYVLEKDELLDTQRPEYDVILCLSLTKWIHLNWGDEGLKRMFKRIYRHLRPGGIFILEPQPWTSYGKRRKLTETIYKNYYKIIFKPDQFTSYLLSPEVGFSSYELVGTPLSTSKGFQRPVYLFHKSRPSSAN
- the LOC137357366 gene encoding 7SK snRNA methylphosphate capping enzyme-like isoform X2; the protein is MKKLMATSVKEESIREVTLLKPEYLSAVGATVEGLHHQGRALTPVSEEVALSPGAKDELGEDESVAELSRPKNGLQPLQQQRAFKRRNSLNVGFKHPGFKCRRRAKSDCDPVLPSNFLLGGNIFDPLNLNSLLDEDVNKALNAETPKSSPLPCRNRDPVEILIPKDITDPLNLNNDSEVLPSPLKLGRKRRHRHYHHPPSQLPQSTSAELAQKNQVATLDPTAQDFSGSQNPTAAKAGTGATQVPLELEGPQPYELNTVINCRDEIVSPVLRGSEHGSAGTRHRKRRRTFSKSETGKALANAEEEPRLPGTAAKKPTPEKTKGKASHHHQHQQHSYHRHSSLNREGKAQPIFQTKHKRFQYGNYSKYYGYRNPGRCEDPRLGIFKSDWFRGKDILDLGCNSGHLTLSIAKDLKPSRIVGVDIDGSLVHSARQNIRHFLSQDMLPSQGDGRVKRHFPLSLTKFKGPIAAPPVAVDRCVPEFPNNVTFIQGNYVLEKDELLDTQRPEYDVILCLSLTKWIHLNWGDEGLKRMFKRIYRHLRPGGIFILEPQPWTSYGKRRKLTETIYKNYYKIIFKPDQFTSYLLSPEVGFSSYELVGTPLSTSKGLA